The Halanaerobium saccharolyticum subsp. saccharolyticum DSM 6643 genomic sequence TTAAGTGAGGGCTATGATACTGATATTGGGGAAAGAGGAGTTAAATTATCTGGAGGTCAGAAGCAGCGGGTTTCCATTGCGCGCTCATTTTTGAAGAATCCGCCAATCTTAATTCTGGATGAAGCAACTTCTTCACTTGATAATAGAAGTGAAAAAATAATTCAGGAATCACTTGAGGAATTGGCTAAAGGTAGAACAACTTTAGTAGTTGCTCACCGTTTATCCACTGTGATTAATGCTGATCAGATTATTGTTTTAACCGAATCAGGCATAGTTGAGCGCGGTAAACATAATGAATTAATTAAAAATGGTGGAGAATATGCCCAATTATATAATGAACAATTTTCATCTGAATTAGCTGGATAAAAATATATTGAAATTAATTATTAAAAGAATAATTTAATAAAGGTTGCTAAAAGTCGGGCTATGTCTCGGCTTTTTTCTTTGACAACAGTCATTAAATCTGCGATACTATAAACATGAAAAAGATAATATTAAAAAATATTTTACTAAAAAAACATATAAATTATTTAATCTATATTACGGAAGGATGGTAAGTCATGAGCAAAAAATTATATCGTTCCAAAAATGATAGGATGATTGCAGGTGTTTGTGGAGGTTTGGCAGACTATTTCAATGTGGATTCTTCTTTAGTTAGACTGGCAGTTTTATTTATATTTTTATTTCAGGGTATTGGTTTAATTGCCTATATTATTGCCTGGATTGTAATGTCAGAGGAACCAGTTAAAAATGAATATAGAATGCCTGATGATTATTATATAGAAGATCAAGAGAAACAGGAAAGTGAAAATCAACAGCAGAGCTATGGTGCAGATACTGATCAAGAGAGAAGTGAAAACTCTAATCAAGAAAATAGAACTGAAAGTGAAAAAGAATATTATCAGCGGTACCATGATCAAAATAACGATAATAGCAATAATAATCGCCGCAAATTATTTGCTGTGATCATGATTTTAGTTGGGTCTATTTTTTTAATTGATATTTGGGTTCCAGATTTATACTGGGAAAGGTATTGGCCATTAATTTTGATTGCTGCTGGGGCTTTAATGCTTAAAGGTGATACTAATGACAGATAATCGAGATCGCAGTCTAATTGCAATAATTTTAATTTTTACAGGGATAATATTTTTAGGTGATACTTTAGGTAAATATAATTTTAATATTTTTTTCTTTCTAAGAAGTTATTGGCCCTTGTTATTAATTATTTTTGGTTTTCATACTTTGTTACAAAAAACTAAATTTTGGTTTATTGTTCCTGCAATAGTTGCTGTATTATCTATCTATTTAATTTATTTGCTGGTTAATCAACAGCCATTTTATTTTATTCCCCAGATGAGAATGAGGATATTTAATTTTAATAATCTACCATTTAGATAATATACTTAAAAAAAAGAAAACCACCTTAAATATTTAAGGTGGGATTTCTTTTAATTAATTTTAAGTCTTTTTTTAATTATTGGTGCTAATAATAATACCATAAATATTTTTAATATATCTCCTGGTATAAAAGGAATTATAGTCAAGTTAAAGGAAGCAATTATTCCTGTTCCGGTAACAAAAGCAAAATAAAGGCTTCCAATCATATAATTACTTAAAACTGCAGCAACTAAAATAAAGAAATCTTTTTTCTTATTCCCACTGCAGTTAGCTGCAATCCAGGCGGCTAGAGCAAAGCTTATTAGAAATCCACCTGTTGGTCCGGCAATTACACCCAGGCCTCCACGCCCACCGGAAAAAATAGGTAAGCCAAAAGCACCTAGCAAAAGATATGTAATTTGAGCAAGCACACCATATTTTTTACCAAGCAAACGTCCCGAAAGTAGAACAAAGAATGACTGCAGAGTTATAGGTACAGGACCGATTGGTATCATAATAAAAGCACCAACTGCAGTCAGAGCTGCCATTAAAGCTGCTTTAATCATTTTATTAGTTTCCATTTTCAAAACTCCTTTATATATTTATTTATAAATAATTGACCATTAGTCAATTTACATTAAATAATCATATCATAATTTTTATTTTTTTCAAACTTTATCTACTAATTTATTAATAAAACTGGGGGGATTAACATGAGAGAATTATATTTAAAAGCACCTGCAAAAATAAATCTTGCTTTACATATCAAAGGATTAAGAGAAGATGGATTTCATGAACTGCAGATGATTATGCAGAGTATAAGTCTAGCTGATAGGATAAAACTGAAGAAAAAAAGTGGTGGTATTGTAGTAAAAACATCACATGTGGAGCTTCCAACTGATGAAGAAAACCTTGCTTATCAAGCAGCTGAAATATTTTTTGAAGAGCATAAAGAAGTAAAGCAGGGTGTAGAAATTTATATAGAAAAAAATATTCCTATTGCTGCTGGAATGGCAGGGGGAAGTACAGATGCAGCAGCAGTAATGAAAGGTCTTCATCAACTCTTTGAAACAGAAACCGATTATGAAACTATGAGAAAAAGATTAGTAACTATCGGCTCTGATGTTCCTTTTTGTCTTGAAGGAGGAACAGCGTATGCTTCCGGTAAAGGAGAAATATTAGAATCATTACCTTTTATTGGGGAAAAACATTTAGTTATTGTAACACCATCATTTAAGATTTCTACCCCAAAAGTATATAAGTTATATGATCAATTAAATAATAAAAATAGTTCAAATTTTAATGCAGTATTGGATAATTTAAAAAATGAAGAAAAAATAAATTGGAATCTGGATTATAAAAACGATTTAAAAGAAGCTGCCGAAAAAATTTGCTCTGAAATTAGAGAAGTTAAAGATATTTTTAAAAATACCAAGGCTCAATTTACTATGATTTCTGGGAGTGGGCCAACAGTGTTTTCTCTATATAGTAGTCGCAAACAAGCTGAAAAAGTTGCTGCAAAGTGGCCGCGCAAAAATGATTTTGTAACTGTAGTAAAAACAATTGATAAATATTAATAAGATTACTGCAAAATAAAAAGCTGACATGTGATTGACATGGGATATATTTCGTGTTATAATTTCAGCAATAATTATTAAGACTTTGGGAGAAGTGATTAGGATGAAAATAGGAAAAAATATTACAATGAAAGAGGCAAAAGAAAAAACCGGATTAAGTTCCAGACAAATCCGTTATTATGATCAACAAAGCTTGATTTTTCCTGCCCGGAGTAAGGGTAATCAGCGTCTTTTTTCTGAAAATGATATAAAGAGATTACTAAAAATAAAAATTCTTCTAGCTGAGGGTAACAGCATAGAAACAGTAAAGTCAAAGTTGAAAGTGCCTGAATTTGAGGAAGAAACCACAATTGAATTAGATTATGATGATCAAGATGATTACTATTCAGATGTTGAGCTCGATTCTCTTTTTCCTGTTTCAAATCGTTCTGAGTTAATAAAAAAACTTTCCCGGAGTAATAAAAAAGGATTTAAAGAGGAGGAAGAATGAATGAAAAAATTTAGTAGAGAGAAAATTTTACAAATTGCTGAAGAAAAAAATGTGGAATTTATCAGACTTCAGTTTGTTGATATTTTAGGGATTATAAAAAATGTTGCAATTACAATTGAGCAGCTACCAGAGGCACTTGATGGCAAGATAATGTTTGATGGTTCATCTATTGAAGGGTATACTCGTATCCATGAATCCGATATGTATTTAAAACCTGATTATAACACGTTTGCAATTTTCCCATGGGAAACCAGTGGTGGTTGTACAGCTAGAATGATGTGCGATATTTATTTACCAAATGGTGAACCTTTTGTTGGCTGCCCAAGAGGAACATTAAAAAGGGCGATGGCTGAAGCTGAAGAAATGGGATATCAAATGTTTGCTGGACCTGAGCCAGAATTTTTCTTATTTGAAAAAGATAAAGAGGGGAATCCAACAACTAATACTCATGATAAGGGTGGTTATTTTGACCTTTCACCTGTTGATTTAGGTGGTGAAGCTCGTCGTGATACTGTATTAGCTCTTAAAAAGATGGGTTTTGAAGTAGAGGCAGCACATCATGAAGTAGCTCCAGGCCAACATGAAATAGATTTCAAATATACTCCAGTGTTAAGAACAGCAGATAACATTGCAACTTTTAAATTTGTTACTAAAATTATAGCTATGCAGCATAATTTACATGCCACATTCATGCCGAAGCCTATTTATGGAGAAAGTGGTTCTGGAATGCATGTTCATCAGTCATTATATAAAGATGGTCAAAATGCTTTTTATGATCCTGAAGATGAACATGGTTTAAGTGAAATTGCATATTATTATATAGGTGGATTATTAAAGCATGCTAAAGAAACTACAGCAATTTTGAATCCTACAATTAATTCATATAAACGGTTAGTACCTGGTTATGAAGCCCCTGTTTACATCTCATGGTCTACTCAAAACAGAAGTGCTCTAGTACGTGTGCCTTCTGCAAGAGGTAATGGAACTCGTTTAGAATTAAGAAACCCTGATCCAGCAGCTAACCCATATCTTGCAACTGCTGTAATGCTTAGAGCAGGTTTGGATGGAATTAAAAATAAAATTGATCCTGGAGAACAAACAACAGATAATATTTACGAAATGGGTTATCAAGAAAGAAAATCCAGAGGAATTACTAGTCTTCCGGCAACAATGGAAGAAGCTCTTAAATGTTTTCAAAAGAGTGAGTTTATGAGAGATATTTTGGGAGAACATATTTTTAACCATCTTGTTAAAGCAAAAAAAATTGAATGGTCAGTCTATAAAAAGCAAGTACACAGTTGGGAAATTGATCAGTATTTAAGTACATATTAAGGTTTATTGGGAGGATACATATAATGGACGGTAGAGAAAATATTCAAGAACATTTAAAAAAGATTAAATTGAGTAAGCTTGATACCAGATCATTATCTTTTTTGGCTCTCTTTATTGCATTTACTGCTGTGGCAACTTATCTTCATATTCCTGGTCCAAGTAGTTCCTATTTTAATTTGGGTGAGGTAGCAATTTATACTATTGCCTTAACTTTTGGTGCTAAGGCTGGTGGAATTGCAGGTGGAGTTGGTTCAGCATTAATGGATATAATTCTAGGCTACTCAATTTGGGCTCCTTTTACTTTTGTAATTAAAGGTTTAGAAGGTATGTTGGTTGGTAAAATATCCAGTCAAGATAAAGATAAAAAATTTGACAGAAAAATATTTGCAATAATTGTTGGTGGGAATGTTATGATTTTCGGTTATGCATTAGCAAAAGGATTTTTGTTGAGTTGGGCTGTTGTACTACCAGAAATAGGAATTGATTTTGCTCAAATGTTAATTGGTGGAGTTTTAGCAATTCCATTGTCCCATCATCTAGATAACTATTTTAGGAAGTGATATTATTGGAGATTGGTAAGCTAGCAGGCGATAATTTAAAGAAAGTGATATTAGATAAAATTGAACATTTCAGATCAGATGTTATAGTACCAGCAGGTGTAGGAGAAGACAGCGCGGTAGTTGACTTAGGTGATTATTTGTTAGTTGTCTCCTCTGATCCTATAACTGGAGCAGAAAAAAATGCTGGTTTTATTGCAGTTAATGTTTCTTGTAATGATATAGCTGCAGCTGGAGCTGAACCTTTTGGAATTCAAGTAGTGTTATTATTACCTCCAAGTTTAGGTGAGGAACACGCAGAATTGCTGATGGATGAAATAGTAGAGACTGCAAAATCAATGGAGATTGAGGTTTTAGGAGGTCATACAGAAATTACTGATCTGATTCAAAAACCAATGATTACTGTTACAGCACTTGGCAAAGCTAAAAAAGAGGAACTAACCTCTAGTTCTGCAGCTGAGATTGGAGATGATTTATACATCTCTAAAGGTATCGGTATAGAAGGTAGCTATATTTTAGCTAACGATTATCAAGATTATTTAATTGATAAAGGAGTTAGTCAAGAGTCTATAGATAAAGCATCTGGCTATTTAGATCTTTTAAGTGTAATTCCCGAAAGTAGAATAGCAAGGAAAAATGGTGTTAAGGCAATGCATGATGTGACTGAAGGTGGAGTTTATGGGGCAATCGAAGAAATGGCAGCAGCTTCTGGGCTTGGATACGTCATTGAAGCAGATAACTTTAAAATAAAAGCTGAGGTAAAAGATATTTGTAACAAATTAAATATTGATCCTGCAGGTTTGATTTCTTCTGGCTCAATGTTAATGGCTGTAGCTCCAGACATTGATTTAGAATCAGTATTTTCTAAAAATAATATTGAATTGATTAAAGTTGGAAGATTAATTGAAAATGGAAGCTATATTGAGAAAAACGGAGAAAAGGAAGAATTTTCCTTACCAGATGAAGATGAGCTTTGGAAGTTCATCAAAAATGTTACACAAACCACTTGACAATTACAAAATTTGGAATTATACTGGTATTAACAAAAAATTCCAAAGGTGGTGCATTTATGAAAATTACAGATGTCAGAGTTTTCCCAGTCGATATTAATGGAAGTTTGGTCAGGGCTTATGCGACGGTGACTTTTGATGACGCTTTTGTTATTCGTGAAATGCGGGTAATTGAAGGCAAAAATGGAACTTTTCTTTCAATGCCTTCAAGAAGAAAAAGAAATGGGAACTATCAAGATATCTGTTTCCCAATTTCTGCTAAGTTAAGAGATCTAATGGAAAACGAAGTTTTGGAAAAGTTTAATGGTTTACTCGAAAGTGCTTAATTTACAAAATAGATCAAATAATTTTAAGAGATAACACTACTGCAGTAGTGTTATCTCTATATTAAAAGAATTCAAATCTTGACAAAATTTATTTTCTCTGTTATACTTCAAGCGATTAAAGAGTCAAATTGGATTTTTTATGTCTTTTAATAAATTATTAATAATATCAAATTTTATTCCTAATTTTAAGGAGGATATTATAGATGTCAGATCTACTGAGTATTATTCTGGCTGCTGGTAAAGGAACTAGAATGAAGTCAGATAAAATAAAAGTTTTACATCCCGTTGCAGGTAAAGCAATAATAAAGCATGTTTTGAATACTTTAGATGGTTTAAATAGTAAAATTGTTAATGTAATTGGACATCAGAAAGAGGAGGTTCAGACTGAATTAGAAGATTTAGATAATTGGGATTTGAATTATGTAATTCAATCTGAACAGCTGGGTACAGGTCATGCTGTACAGCAAGCAGCAAATTATATCGAAAAACATGATGGTGCTGTTTTAATTCTTTACGGAGATACCCCTCTTTTAAAAAAAGAAAGCATTGCCCAATTTGTGCAAGAGCATAATAAAACTGATTCTGATTTAACAGTAATGACAGCCCTTTTTGATGATCCTGAAGGTTACGGTAGAATTGTGAAGAATAATCAAGGGGATTTAACGGCGATTATAGAAGAAAAAGATGCAGATTCAGAGATTAAGAAAATCAAAGAAATCAATAGCGGAGTGAACTGCATTGATAGTGAGCTATTAAAAGATTTCTTGAATAATATGGATAATAATAATTCTCAAGGAGAATATTACTTAACTGACATTATTGAATTTGCTGTTGAAAAAAATAAAAAAATAAGTACATATCTTGTTGAAGATTCAAATGAAATAATAGGTATAAATACGAGGAAACAGCAAGCAGAAGCTGAAAAAATAATAAGGAATAGAATTATTGAGCGGCATTTAAATAATGGGGTTACTATTATAGATCCAGCTACCACTTTTATAGATGAGGAAGTAGAAATAGAGCAGGATGTTACAATTTATCCTTTCAATTATTTAGAAGGGAAAACTAAAATATCTAAAAATACAGTTGTTAATCCGAATTGCAAATTGGAAAATGCAGTTATAGGAAAAAATGTAGAAATTCTTTCAAATACTATCATACGTGATAGCTCAGTTGGGTCAAATACCAATATTGGGCCATTTGCCTATCTACGGCCTGGTTCAACTGTAGAAAACAGCTGTAAAATTGGAGATTTTGTAGAACTCAAAAAGACTACTGTAAAAACGGGAGCAAAAGTACCTCATCTTTGTTATGCTGGTGATGCTGAAATAGGAGAGCGAACTAATATTGGGGCTGGAACGATTTTTGCTAACTATGATGGAGAAAAAAAATCTAGAACTACAATTGGTAAAGATGTTTTTATAGGAAGTGACTCGATTTTGATTGCGCCTTTAAAAATTGGAGATGGGGCTAAAACAGCTGCTGGCTCGGTTGTAACTAAAGATGTAAAATCTGGTGATACTGTAATGGGAGTTCCCGCACGAATTTATAAATCAAAAAGCAAGGATGCTTAAACCATGAGATTAAATAAGCCAGGGGGTCAAAAAATGTCCAGTTATAGTGAACAGTTAAAAATATTTGCTGGTAACTCACATCCTCAATTAGCACAGGATTTATGTGATTATCTGGGGACAGAGTTAATAAATGCTGATGTAACAAGATTTAAAGATGGGGAGATTGGGGTTAGAACACATGAAACTGTTAGAGGGGCAGATGTTTTTGTGGTACAGCCAACCTCACCTCCTGTTAATGAAAATTTAATGGAGCTTTTGATAATTATTGATGCACTAAGAAGAGCATCAGCCCGTAGAATTACAGCAGTAATTCCTTATTATGGTTATGCCCGTCAGGATCGGAAAGCAAGTCCGAGAGACCCTATAACATCAAAGTTAGTTGCTAACTTGCTTACTGAAGCAGGTGCGCGTCGAGTTTTATCAATTGATTTTCATGCACCACAGATACAAGGGTTTTTTGATATCCCTGTTGATCATTTATATGCTGCACCAATAATGGTTGATTATTTTAAAAATATTGATCAATCTAACTTGATTGCTGTAGCTCCCGATGTTGGTTCTGTAAAAAGAGTACGTTCTTTTGCTGAAAGTCTTGATATTCCAATGGCTATTATTGATAAAAGAAGACCTAAGCCTAATGTTGCAGAGGTTATGAATGTTATTGGAGAAGTAGATGGTAAAAATGTTATATTGTTAGATGATATAATTGATACTGCAGGAACAATTACTGCCGCTGCTAAAGTACTTAAAGAAAAAGGAGCGAAAGATGTTTATGCATGTGGAACTCATGCTTTATTTTCAGGTCCTGCAATAGAACGTCTAAAAAAAGCACCGATTAGCAAAATAATTGTTACTAATACTATTGCTCAAAAAGAACATGATCTTGATAATCTGGAAGTACTTTCTGTTGCGCCTCTTGTAGGAGAAGCCATTGATAGAATTTTCAAAGATTTATCTGTTAGTGTATTATTTTAATTAATTTTTCTAAAACACTTGCCCAAAATGGGCTTTGATGTTATAATAAAATTTGTTATGTCTTATTTATCGCAGACCTGCCAGTATTATGAGTTGATCTGGCTTAAAATTTAATTTATGCAAGGAGAGGATAGTCATGGAGAGACATTCTATTGAAGCTGAACTAAGGACTGAAACTGGAAAGGGTGCAGCCCGCAGAATAAGAAGAAGCGGACTTATCCCTGGTGTTGTTTATGGAAGAGGAAATGAACCAAGGTCTATTAAGGTAGATCCACTGGATATTGAAAAACTTCTCCAATCTAATGCTATCTTTGATCTGACTTTTGTCGGAGAAGATGGAGAAGAATCAACTGTAATTATTAAGGATTATCAGAAAGATGTTATTAAACAGAACTTACTTCACGTCGATTTCCAATTTATTTCTATGGATGAGAAGATTACTGTTTCTGTGCCAATGAGATTAGAAGGAGAAGCAGTTGGTGTTCATGATGGCGGAGTATTACAGCAGCTTTTACGTGAAATTGATATTGATGTACTACCTTCTGAAATTCCAGAAGAGATTACAATTGATATTTCAGAATTAGAAGTTGGTGAATCTTTATCTGTAGCTGATCTTGAGCTTCCTGAAACTATTGATTTGGTAACAGATAGTGATGAAGTTATTGTAACAGTTGTTACACCTACTGAACTTGTCGAAGAAGACGAGGAAGAGGAAGAAGAAGAATTCTTAGAGCCAGAAGTAATAGGCGAAGAGGACGAAGAAGAAGGCGAAGAAACCGAAGGGGAAGACGAACCAGAACCTTGGGAATAATTATAGTAAAGATATTGAGCGCGGCCTGAGCGGCTGCGCTTCAATTTATTAATGGAGGTTTAAATTTTGAAAATAATTGCTGGTCTTGGTAATCCAGGCGAAAAATATGCTTATACCAGACATAATATTGGTTTTATGGTTATTTCAGAGTTGTCAGAACGATTTAAAATTAACAGCAGTTATAAATTTGATGGTCTTATTGGTGATTTTTTCTTCGGTGGGGAAAAGATCATAATTTTTCAGCCAATGAAATATATGAATAAAAGTGGTCAACCAATTTATAAAGTGCTTGACTATTTCAAAATGGAGGCAGAAGACCTGCTGGTTATTCATGATGATTTGGATCTTGAATTAGGAAAGATGAGATTCAAACAAAATGGAGGTAGTGGGGGCCATAATGGAATTAAGTCTATTATAAATAATCTTGGTACAGATAATTTCAAAAGATTAAAGATTGGAATTGATAGACCACCAGAAAATATACCTGTTCCCGATTTTGTTTTAACGACTTTTCGGGAAGAAGAAAAAGAAATTTCAGAAAGAGTTGTTAAAGAAGCTGCTTCTGCAGTTGAATTAATGTTAAAAGAAAATATTATGAAAGCGATGAATAAATATAATGGATAACAGGCCCGTACATTTTGTGTAGGGGCTATTTTGCCATTTCTTAAGAATTAAAGTTTGAATAATTTGATTAAGCTATTTATTTTTAAAAATGGAAATATTTATATTAAGCTTTAAGGAGCAGTATTTAGATGAATTTTAAAGATTTATTATTAGAAAATCAAAAATTTAAAAAAATTGCGAAAAATATCAATGCTTCAGCTCAATCAATTAGTGGTTTAAGTGGTAGTAGGATTTCCTACTTTGCAGTTAACTTTTTAAAGAAAACGGATAAAGATATAATATTCTTTTTGCCTGATAATTATTATTTACAGCAGATGCAGGAAGATTTAATTCGTTTAATTGGCAAAAATGAATTTTTAGTATTTCCAGAAGAAGAAATACTACCTCATGAACAATTAATGCCTGATTTAACTACTATGAGTGAAAGAACTAAGGTGTTAACAGAACTTATCTTTTCAATTGATCAAAAAAAGAAGATAATTTTGACTACACCAGCTGCAGTTTTTAAAAAATTACCGCCTAAAGATATTTATAAAAATAGCAGCATAAATATTGAAAATGGAATGGAAATTGCTATTTCAGAAATTAAACAGAAGCTTTTTGCTCTTGGTTATAAAAGAGAAGAAATGGTAGAAGCTCCAGGCCAATACAGTATTCGCGGAGGAATTATTGATGTTTTTACACTTCTAGATGAACAGCCATTTAGAATTGAGTTGTTTGGAGATGAAGTTGATTCAATACGTAAAATTGATTTAACTGCTCAGCGTTCAAAAATGCAGGTAAATCAGATTACCATTCCTCCTTTTGCAAATTTAGTTATTAATGATCAAGTAGTTAATAGAGCTTATCCTAAATTAGAAGCAGCATATTCTAAAGCTGCTGCAAAACTTGAGATAAATAAACATCAAGAAGAAGCGGCATATTTAAAAGAAAAAGCGAAAAAAATGTTAGAAAATTTAGAGCAGCAGCATCGTTTTCCGGGATTTGAGCAATTTTTACCATTTTATTATGAGGAAACAGCAAATTTTTTCGATTATCTAGAGGAAAGTATAATTTTTGCTGTAAGACCTAATAAGATGGAACAACTGACCCATGATTATTATCAAGAAATTTTAGAAACCCACACTAGACTTCTAGAACAGGGAATAGTTTTTCCGGAATATTTGGATAATTTTATTACAGAATCTGAGTTCATCGAAGAAATCACCAAAAATCGTGTTGTAGATATTAATTCTGAGTTTGAAGATAATAAAGTTATTGAAAATGATATTCATTTTAATACGTCTTCTCTTGAGCCTTTTCATGGCCAGCTAGAACTGTTTAGTGAAAAGTTAATGGAATTATTAAATAAAAAATATCGGATTGCGATTACTTTAAATTCCGCCAGCAAAAAAAGAAGGTTGAAAATGTTTTTAGAAGATAAAAACCTGGTTGTTGGTGATAATTTTGAAGAAAGCAGAATTGTTATATTCCCTGATAGTTTAGCAGAAGGCTTTGTTTTTGATGATATTAAACTAGCTGTATTTAGTGATAAAGAAGTTTTTGGTAATGAACAGAAAAAGAAACGAAAAATCGGTGACTTTGAAGATGGAGTTGAAATTTCTAATGTTAATGATCTAAAAGCCGGAGATTTTGTTGTTCATGAAAATCACGGTATTGGTAAATACTTAGGAGTTAAGACTTTAGAGATTCAAGGTCAACATAAAGATTATCTTGTTTTAAAATATGCAGGTGAAGATAAACTTTATGTACCTACAGAAAAAATTGATCTTGTTCAAAAATATATTGGTTCTGATGCAGGGTCGCCGAAGTTATATAAATTAGGAAGTAGCGATTGGAAAAGAGTTAAGGAAAAGGTACAAAAATCAGTAGAGGAAATGGCTGTTGGATTATTAGAACTATATGCAGAGAGAAAAACTTTAAGTGGATACCAATTTTCAGACGATGATCTTTGGCAGCAGGAATTTGAAGATGCATTTCCTTTTGAAGAAACACCAGATCAAAAAAAGGCCATTGAAGCTGTTAAATCTGATATGGAATCTAAAAAGCCGATGGATCGATTATTGTGTGGGGATGTTGGTTATGGTAAAACTGAAGTTGCTATTCGAGCTGCTTTCAAAGCCGCACTAGATAGCAAGCAAACTGCAGTTTTGGTTCCAACTACTATTTTAGCTCAACAACATTACAATACTTTTTCTGAACGAATTGAAGAATTTCCGGTAAGAGTAGGAATGCTTAGTAGATTTAATACTGCTGCCGAACAGCGGAAAACTTTAAAAAGATTAATTAAAGGTGAAATAGATGTTTTGATTGGAACTCATCGTTTATTATCTAAAGATGTTATTTTTGACGATTTAGGATTGTTAATTATTGATGAGGAACAGCGATTTGGGGTTACTCATAAAGAAAAACTAAAAAATTTAAAAAGAAACGTAGATGTATTAACTTTAACAGCTACCCCAATACCTAGAACTTTGCATATGGCCTTGGTTGGCGTAAGAGATATGAGTCTTATCGAAACTCCACCTGAAAATAGATATCCTATTCGAACTTTTATTAAAGAATATAATAAAGAATTAATTTCTAGTGCTATTAGAAGAGAATTAGCTAGAGAAGGTCAAATCTATTTTGTTCATAATAGAGTAAAAGATATAGAACAAACAGCTGGCAAACTCCAAAAATTAATGCCTGAAGCAAAAATAGCGGTTGCTCATGGGCAAATGAATGAAAATCGTTTAGAAAAAATAATGTATGATTTTTATCATCATGAATTTGATATTTTAGTTTGTACAACAATAATTGAAACAGGACTTGATATACCGAATGTAAATACAATTATAATTAATCATGCAGATAAAATGGGTTTATCACAACTTTATCAATTACGGGGTAGAGTTGGTAGAACAAACAGAATCGCTTATGCTTATTTACTTTACGAAAGAGATAGGATTTTACCTGAGGTAGCAGAAAAAAGATTAGAAGCAATTAAGGAATTTTCTACTCTAGGTTCTGGTTTTAAGATAGCAATGCGTGATCTTGAAATTAGAGGTGCTGGAAATTTATTAGGTCCTGAACAGAGTGGACATATTGCAGCAATTGGTTTTTCTTTATATACTAAGTTATTAGAAGGAACTATTGAAGAACTTAAAGGTAA encodes the following:
- a CDS encoding SpoVG family protein produces the protein MKITDVRVFPVDINGSLVRAYATVTFDDAFVIREMRVIEGKNGTFLSMPSRRKRNGNYQDICFPISAKLRDLMENEVLEKFNGLLESA
- the glmU gene encoding bifunctional UDP-N-acetylglucosamine diphosphorylase/glucosamine-1-phosphate N-acetyltransferase GlmU, translated to MSDLLSIILAAGKGTRMKSDKIKVLHPVAGKAIIKHVLNTLDGLNSKIVNVIGHQKEEVQTELEDLDNWDLNYVIQSEQLGTGHAVQQAANYIEKHDGAVLILYGDTPLLKKESIAQFVQEHNKTDSDLTVMTALFDDPEGYGRIVKNNQGDLTAIIEEKDADSEIKKIKEINSGVNCIDSELLKDFLNNMDNNNSQGEYYLTDIIEFAVEKNKKISTYLVEDSNEIIGINTRKQQAEAEKIIRNRIIERHLNNGVTIIDPATTFIDEEVEIEQDVTIYPFNYLEGKTKISKNTVVNPNCKLENAVIGKNVEILSNTIIRDSSVGSNTNIGPFAYLRPGSTVENSCKIGDFVELKKTTVKTGAKVPHLCYAGDAEIGERTNIGAGTIFANYDGEKKSRTTIGKDVFIGSDSILIAPLKIGDGAKTAAGSVVTKDVKSGDTVMGVPARIYKSKSKDA
- a CDS encoding ribose-phosphate diphosphokinase encodes the protein MSSYSEQLKIFAGNSHPQLAQDLCDYLGTELINADVTRFKDGEIGVRTHETVRGADVFVVQPTSPPVNENLMELLIIIDALRRASARRITAVIPYYGYARQDRKASPRDPITSKLVANLLTEAGARRVLSIDFHAPQIQGFFDIPVDHLYAAPIMVDYFKNIDQSNLIAVAPDVGSVKRVRSFAESLDIPMAIIDKRRPKPNVAEVMNVIGEVDGKNVILLDDIIDTAGTITAAAKVLKEKGAKDVYACGTHALFSGPAIERLKKAPISKIIVTNTIAQKEHDLDNLEVLSVAPLVGEAIDRIFKDLSVSVLF
- a CDS encoding 50S ribosomal protein L25/general stress protein Ctc; amino-acid sequence: MERHSIEAELRTETGKGAARRIRRSGLIPGVVYGRGNEPRSIKVDPLDIEKLLQSNAIFDLTFVGEDGEESTVIIKDYQKDVIKQNLLHVDFQFISMDEKITVSVPMRLEGEAVGVHDGGVLQQLLREIDIDVLPSEIPEEITIDISELEVGESLSVADLELPETIDLVTDSDEVIVTVVTPTELVEEDEEEEEEEFLEPEVIGEEDEEEGEETEGEDEPEPWE
- the pth gene encoding aminoacyl-tRNA hydrolase translates to MKIIAGLGNPGEKYAYTRHNIGFMVISELSERFKINSSYKFDGLIGDFFFGGEKIIIFQPMKYMNKSGQPIYKVLDYFKMEAEDLLVIHDDLDLELGKMRFKQNGGSGGHNGIKSIINNLGTDNFKRLKIGIDRPPENIPVPDFVLTTFREEEKEISERVVKEAASAVELMLKENIMKAMNKYNG